A single region of the Gemella sp. zg-570 genome encodes:
- a CDS encoding transglycosylase domain-containing protein has translation MNKNLLNILKNICSVVFFITTILTFLISIFLLVEFYKLPEISKDKLTSKLSTTIYDRDNNVIAILGNERREFIEVEKVPDTLKEAVLSIEDTRFYEHTGIDPKRIIKALFVNAISGEALEGGSTITQQVVKQSLLTSTKSYERKLQEAFLSLELEKKYDKNDILEMYLNKIFYSDNRYGILTASKYFYGKELDELTIPQIALLAGIPQQPIAYNPYDNPEGAKSRRDTVLYAMYSNNKLSKEDYEKYIEVPITDGLVEKTKSERMIQGISNPQYAAYIDFVVKEIKNLNLFPEDKDPFSLGLNIYTNLDKDLQSSVQGMLDTESSPMIKSAAQAAITVLDTKSGLVEAIGGGKNYTYGDFNFATDSKLQPGSSIKPILDYAPGIEYYGWDSATIFSDTAYLIAGTNHYVQNWDRRYHGNVTMRKSVAQSYNIPAIRAFEALGFERSKYFASKLGINILSKSVTTAIGGSSETVSPIQMAGAFAAFGNKGMYNKPSALIKILDKDGNEIQGIKEEAKRAMNESTAFIMTDILKDVISGAGTSPGGRIVGFDMAAKSGSSTFDENLANSLGIDAVRSTKDSWMVGYTTEHTVAIWQGPDNIDSKEKALNINQAESTQLIFARIMKLAHKDKIPAKFKVPSSVKQENKIYFATDRSTETDNMYVGTNLDSVYQYKLSEKVRTERNNSSLLANIKKILPTEEDDKTKNSNSTSSANTKKNNN, from the coding sequence ATGAATAAAAATTTATTAAACATATTAAAAAATATTTGCTCTGTTGTATTCTTTATAACTACTATACTTACTTTTTTGATTTCTATATTTTTACTTGTAGAATTTTACAAATTACCAGAAATATCAAAAGATAAACTTACAAGTAAATTAAGCACAACTATTTATGATAGAGATAATAATGTTATAGCCATACTGGGAAATGAAAGAAGAGAATTTATTGAAGTAGAAAAAGTACCTGACACTTTAAAAGAAGCTGTTCTCTCTATCGAAGATACTAGATTTTATGAACACACTGGTATTGACCCAAAGAGAATAATCAAAGCCTTATTTGTTAATGCTATTTCTGGTGAAGCTCTTGAAGGTGGTAGTACAATAACCCAACAAGTTGTTAAACAATCTCTTTTAACATCAACAAAAAGTTACGAAAGAAAATTACAAGAAGCATTTTTATCTTTAGAACTAGAAAAAAAATATGATAAAAATGATATTTTAGAAATGTATTTAAACAAAATATTTTATTCGGATAATAGATATGGAATATTAACTGCCTCTAAATATTTTTATGGAAAAGAATTAGATGAATTAACAATACCACAAATTGCTTTACTGGCTGGTATTCCACAGCAACCTATTGCATATAATCCTTATGACAATCCTGAAGGAGCAAAATCAAGAAGAGATACAGTCTTATATGCTATGTACAGTAATAATAAATTATCTAAAGAAGACTATGAAAAATATATTGAAGTTCCGATAACAGATGGTCTTGTAGAAAAAACTAAATCAGAAAGAATGATACAGGGAATATCAAATCCTCAATATGCTGCCTACATAGATTTTGTTGTTAAAGAAATAAAAAATTTAAATTTATTTCCAGAAGACAAAGACCCATTTTCTTTGGGGTTAAATATTTATACAAACTTAGATAAAGATTTACAAAGTTCTGTACAAGGAATGCTAGATACAGAGAGTTCACCTATGATTAAATCAGCTGCTCAAGCAGCAATAACTGTCCTAGATACTAAAAGTGGATTGGTAGAAGCTATTGGTGGTGGGAAAAATTATACTTATGGAGATTTTAATTTCGCAACAGATTCAAAATTACAACCTGGTTCATCCATAAAACCAATATTAGATTATGCTCCTGGTATTGAATATTACGGTTGGGATTCTGCTACTATTTTTTCTGATACTGCCTATCTAATAGCAGGAACAAATCACTATGTTCAAAACTGGGATAGGCGTTATCATGGTAATGTTACTATGCGTAAATCAGTAGCTCAATCTTATAACATACCTGCAATAAGAGCATTTGAAGCACTAGGCTTTGAAAGAAGTAAATACTTTGCTAGCAAATTAGGAATTAATATTTTATCAAAATCTGTTACTACTGCCATAGGTGGAAGTAGCGAAACAGTTTCTCCTATACAAATGGCTGGAGCTTTTGCAGCTTTTGGAAATAAGGGGATGTATAATAAGCCGTCTGCTTTAATAAAAATATTAGATAAAGATGGAAATGAAATACAAGGTATAAAAGAAGAAGCTAAGAGAGCAATGAATGAATCAACAGCATTTATAATGACAGATATTTTAAAAGATGTTATATCAGGCGCTGGGACATCACCTGGCGGAAGAATTGTGGGATTTGATATGGCGGCAAAATCTGGTTCAAGTACCTTTGATGAAAATTTAGCTAATTCTTTAGGAATAGATGCTGTCAGATCTACTAAAGATAGCTGGATGGTCGGATATACAACCGAACATACTGTTGCAATTTGGCAAGGTCCAGATAATATAGACTCTAAAGAAAAAGCCTTAAATATAAATCAGGCAGAATCAACACAACTTATTTTTGCAAGAATTATGAAATTAGCTCATAAAGATAAAATTCCTGCAAAATTTAAAGTTCCTAGCAGTGTAAAACAAGAAAATAAAATTTACTTTGCAACAGACAGAAGCACCGAAACTGATAATATGTATGTGGGGACAAATTTAGATTCTGTTTATCAATACAAATTATCTGAAAAAGTTAGAACAGAAAGAAATAATTCATCTTTATTAGCAAATATAAAAAAAATATTGCCAACTGAAGAAGATGACAAAACAAAAAACTCAAATTCAACCTCTTCTGCTAACACCAAAAAAAATAATAATTAA
- the recU gene encoding Holliday junction resolvase RecU produces the protein MVNYPNGNNKFSQKITYSNRGMHLEDDINFANKFYLKNDTAVIHKKPIPIQIVKVDYPSRNNAMIKKAFYKVPSTTDYNGIYKGKYIDFEAKETNSTTSFSLNNIHKHQIEHMASITRHGGIAFIIVRFKKINRTFIMPFKKLINFYERSIKGGRKSIKLSEFVENSFELDFNYKIRLDYIKIIKDYESEFM, from the coding sequence ATGGTAAACTATCCTAATGGGAATAATAAATTTTCACAAAAAATTACATATTCTAATCGTGGAATGCACCTCGAAGATGATATTAATTTTGCAAATAAATTTTATTTAAAAAATGATACTGCTGTAATTCACAAAAAACCAATCCCCATACAAATAGTAAAAGTAGATTATCCAAGTAGAAATAATGCTATGATAAAAAAAGCCTTCTATAAGGTTCCGTCAACTACTGACTATAATGGAATTTATAAGGGAAAATATATTGACTTTGAAGCTAAAGAAACTAATTCTACAACATCTTTTTCACTTAATAATATTCATAAACATCAGATTGAACACATGGCTAGTATAACTAGGCATGGAGGTATAGCTTTTATCATAGTGAGATTTAAAAAAATTAATAGAACTTTTATCATGCCATTTAAAAAATTAATTAATTTTTATGAACGTTCAATAAAGGGTGGTAGAAAATCTATAAAACTTAGTGAGTTTGTAGAAAATAGTTTTGAACTTGATTTTAATTACAAAATTAGACTAGATTATATTAAAATAATAAAAGATTATGAGAGTGAGTTTATGTAA